The genomic window AAGAGAACAAAAGTTAGTTCTTTATTTAGGCAAATGATAAAACAAGATATGAACAGAGGCTGCTTCTGAGAGTCCTGCTCCAATGCTGctgaataaataaatgaatgaaatAAACACCATACACTGctgaataaataaatgaatgaaatAAACACCATACATCTAGGCTACACTATTTCAAATTCTTTAGCAACCCCAGCACTAACCAGACTGTAGCTGCTTAGTTCAAAACCTACCTACCTTTTGACCCCGAACCATATAAACCTCTGCCACAAAGAGTAACAATCACAATTCCTGGCAATCTCCTTCCTCATTATCTTCCAAAGGGAAGCAAGTATCCTGTCCGCCGGTTGTCCATAAAAACCAGGCATAATTACTCCTATGGTAGTCGTTCTCCGGGTCCGCCTGTATTGCCTCCAAGAACATCTCCTCTGCCCCCTCGAGGTCTCCGCGCCCATGCCACAGGAACAATGCGTACCTGCTCATCGCCTCCCCGTCCGCCGGCTCGGCACTCACCGCCCAACTGAAGTAATGGTTCGCTCTGCCACCAAATGTTTCCATAGGAAAAGAACATAAGAGCCAGTATAGAAAGGACCAAAGCCAAGGATGCAAACCGTATTGAGAGCGAGGCTTCACCTATCGAAATCCTTCTCATACTGGTAAAGGAGCTGCGCGTAGTTGGAAAGGATCAGTGAATTGGTCTTCTCATTGGCGATCATGGTCTCGTAAGCCATGCACCGCCGCCCAATGTAGTCAGGGTCGAACGCCAACGCCAACGCCGTCTTATCGGCGTCGTCCAGGATTCCGATGTCGGACCAGGATCCGTAATTCCCCCCGATCTCCACCGGACCGAGTTTTGAACCATTGGAGACTTCTGCGACAAGCGCGAGCACCTTCGGCTTCCGTCTCTCCATCGAGACGACGAAGAACTCGGCCATGAGAACAAGAAGGCCGATGGCGAGGTTCGGCGAGGAGGAGAAGACTCTCCGGAAGAGCCAAACAATGGAGTCGCCGGTGTCTCTGGAGACAGTCTCGACGGTCTCCTCGGCCTCGTCGTCTTCGGAGAGGATGGATCTCTGGATTTCCTCCATGAGAGACGCGAGAGACCAGACGGCGTTGCCGACGGAGCCGAGGGAAGGGGAGGAAGAGCGGGGGCGGGGGGAGTTGCTGCTTTTCTTCCTGAGCTGGACGAGGCGGAGGGAGAAGGGGATGCGGGTGGCGGGGTTCTTGAGCTGGAAGTAGAAGAGCGGGGGGGTTTCGCCCGAGAAGGGGTTTACGGGGGCGGGGGGAGGGAGGAGGAGCCATGGGGGCTCGGGGCTTCCGATCTTCTTCTTGGGTTGGAGACGGGTGGAGTTGAGGACTTGGATAGGCTTTTGGGGTGTTGGTATTCTTG from Elaeis guineensis isolate ETL-2024a chromosome 4, EG11, whole genome shotgun sequence includes these protein-coding regions:
- the LOC105042858 gene encoding uncharacterized protein, whose protein sequence is MTPHLSSPFPLSKSLLTLSHQPIPRIPTPQKPIQVLNSTRLQPKKKIGSPEPPWLLLPPPAPVNPFSGETPPLFYFQLKNPATRIPFSLRLVQLRKKSSNSPRPRSSSPSLGSVGNAVWSLASLMEEIQRSILSEDDEAEETVETVSRDTGDSIVWLFRRVFSSSPNLAIGLLVLMAEFFVVSMERRKPKVLALVAEVSNGSKLGPVEIGGNYGSWSDIGILDDADKTALALAFDPDYIGRRCMAYETMIANEKTNSLILSNYAQLLYQYEKDFDRANHYFSWAVSAEPADGEAMSRYALFLWHGRGDLEGAEEMFLEAIQADPENDYHRSNYAWFLWTTGGQDTCFPLEDNEEGDCQEL